A part of Streptomyces sp. NBC_01235 genomic DNA contains:
- a CDS encoding glycosyl hydrolase: MTAVPQPLFRDPVHDGATDPTVIWNRHAGEWWMFYTSRRADAPPMNDVSWVHGTDIGIASSSDGGATWLYRGIAEGLDIEPGRHTYWAPEIVDDGTEYHMFVSVIRGVPTRWEGHARVIRHYTSHDLFSWTYHSTLSLSSERVIDACVLRLPSGGYRMWYKDEADHAHTYAADSEDLARWTVRGPAVECSAHEGPNVFELGGSYWMLVDEWHGQRVLRSRDLQTWEPRGLLLDRPGQGTDDASYGFHADVVTSELGAFVFYFTHPGRSAEGAVPEGAVPDDGYADRRSSIQVARLRVNGDTLVCDRDEALEAPVLPLEGPVR, translated from the coding sequence ATGACAGCCGTTCCCCAACCTCTGTTCCGAGACCCCGTTCACGACGGCGCGACCGACCCCACCGTCATCTGGAACCGGCACGCCGGCGAGTGGTGGATGTTCTACACGAGCCGACGAGCCGACGCGCCACCGATGAACGACGTGAGCTGGGTGCACGGGACCGACATCGGGATCGCGTCCTCCTCGGACGGCGGAGCCACCTGGCTGTACCGGGGAATCGCCGAAGGGCTGGACATCGAGCCCGGGCGGCACACCTACTGGGCCCCGGAGATCGTCGACGACGGAACCGAGTACCACATGTTCGTCAGCGTGATCCGCGGTGTCCCGACCCGGTGGGAGGGCCACGCACGTGTGATCCGCCACTACACGAGCCACGACCTCTTCTCCTGGACCTACCACTCCACCCTGTCGCTCTCGTCCGAGAGAGTGATCGACGCCTGCGTCCTGCGGCTCCCCTCGGGCGGCTACCGCATGTGGTACAAGGACGAGGCCGATCACGCACACACCTACGCGGCGGACAGCGAAGATCTGGCGCGGTGGACCGTCCGGGGCCCTGCCGTCGAGTGCTCGGCGCACGAAGGCCCGAACGTGTTCGAGCTCGGCGGCAGCTACTGGATGCTCGTCGACGAATGGCACGGCCAGAGGGTTCTTCGCTCGCGGGACCTTCAGACATGGGAACCGCGAGGACTCCTTCTCGACCGCCCCGGGCAGGGCACGGACGACGCGTCCTACGGGTTCCACGCCGATGTCGTCACCAGCGAACTCGGCGCCTTCGTCTTCTACTTCACGCACCCGGGGCGATCCGCCGAGGGCGCGGTACCCGAGGGCGCGGTACCCGACGACGGCTACGCCGACCGGCGAAGCTCGATCCAGGTCGCCCGCCTGCGGGTGAACGGGGACACCCTCGTGTGCGACCGCGACGAAGCCCTTGAGGCCCCCGTCCTGCCTCTCGAAGGGCCGGTCCGGTGA
- the arfA gene encoding arabinosylfuranosidase ArfA, with translation MSHPGTSPARFTLDPAFAVGSVNPRLYGSFVEHMGRCVYTGIYEPGHPTADADGLRQDVLELVRELGVSTVRYPGGNFVSGYRWEDSVGPREERPSRLDLAWKSTETNEFGLGEFMDFCGKTGMEPMMAVNLGTRGVEDAVRLLEYCNHPGGTELSDRRVAHGGKEPYGIRMWCLGNEMDGPWQTGHKTPEEYGRLAAETARAMRQVDPGLELVACGSSSSSMPTFASWEATVLEATYDLVDHVSLHAYYEEIDGDRDSFLASAVDMEHFIESVVATCDHVRARLKAKKHIDLSFDEWNVWYQKRPNPHHVEEWQQAPRLLEDVYTVTDAVVFGSLLIALLRHADRVTAASLAQLVNVIAPIMTEPGGAAWRQTTFYPFAQASAHGRGRVLRVEVDSPTYPTARFGDVPLLHATAVLDDETGDITVFAVNRGQDTVLPLEIDLRGTDARTVVEHLTLADGDPEAVNTADRPDRVTPHAATGTTLTGGVLHAELEPLSWNMIRLTNRQN, from the coding sequence ATGTCCCACCCCGGCACCTCCCCCGCACGGTTCACCCTCGACCCGGCCTTCGCCGTCGGCAGCGTCAACCCCCGTCTGTACGGATCGTTCGTCGAGCACATGGGCCGCTGCGTCTACACCGGCATCTACGAGCCCGGCCACCCCACGGCCGACGCGGACGGTCTGCGCCAGGACGTCCTGGAGCTGGTCCGGGAGCTCGGCGTCAGCACCGTCCGCTATCCCGGCGGCAACTTCGTCTCCGGCTACCGCTGGGAGGACAGCGTGGGCCCGCGCGAGGAGCGGCCGAGCCGGCTGGACCTGGCCTGGAAGTCCACCGAGACCAACGAGTTCGGACTCGGCGAGTTCATGGACTTCTGCGGGAAGACCGGCATGGAGCCGATGATGGCCGTCAACCTCGGCACCCGCGGCGTCGAGGACGCCGTACGGCTGCTGGAGTACTGCAACCACCCCGGCGGCACCGAACTGTCCGACCGCCGCGTCGCCCACGGCGGCAAGGAGCCGTACGGCATCCGGATGTGGTGCCTGGGCAACGAGATGGACGGCCCCTGGCAGACCGGCCACAAGACGCCCGAGGAGTACGGGCGCCTCGCCGCCGAGACCGCCCGCGCCATGCGACAGGTCGACCCCGGCCTCGAGCTGGTGGCCTGCGGCAGCTCCAGTTCATCCATGCCGACCTTCGCCTCCTGGGAAGCGACGGTGCTGGAGGCCACGTACGACCTCGTCGACCACGTCTCCCTGCACGCCTACTACGAGGAGATCGACGGCGACCGCGACTCCTTCCTGGCCTCGGCCGTGGACATGGAGCACTTCATCGAGTCGGTCGTCGCCACCTGCGACCACGTCCGGGCCCGCCTCAAGGCGAAGAAGCACATCGACCTCTCCTTCGACGAGTGGAACGTCTGGTACCAGAAGCGGCCCAACCCGCACCATGTGGAGGAGTGGCAGCAGGCGCCGCGCCTGCTGGAGGACGTCTACACCGTCACCGACGCCGTGGTCTTCGGCTCACTGCTCATCGCCCTGCTGCGACACGCCGACCGGGTCACCGCGGCCTCCCTCGCCCAGCTCGTCAACGTCATCGCGCCGATCATGACCGAACCGGGCGGCGCGGCCTGGCGGCAGACCACGTTCTACCCCTTCGCCCAGGCATCGGCGCACGGACGCGGCCGGGTGCTGCGCGTCGAGGTGGACAGCCCGACGTACCCCACCGCCCGCTTCGGTGACGTACCCCTGCTGCACGCCACCGCCGTGCTGGACGACGAGACCGGCGACATCACCGTGTTCGCCGTCAACCGCGGCCAGGACACGGTCCTGCCGCTGGAGATCGACCTGCGCGGCACCGACGCCCGCACCGTCGTCGAACACCTGACCCTGGCCGACGGCGACCCGGAGGCCGTCAACACCGCGGACCGGCCCGACCGGGTCACCCCGCACGCCGCCACCGGCACCACCCTCACCGGCGGCGTCCTCCACGCCGAACTCGAACCGCTCTCCTGGAACATGATCCGCCTGACGAACCGTCAGAACTGA
- a CDS encoding lactonase family protein has product MLSSPSTDAIPVLTGSYTPDSGGEGPGVAALHLDPGTGRLTYDDEVKPLPVSGASFLAAHPSLDVVYSTNEGETGTVSAVSRDGALSPLGDPVSSGGANPCHLTVHPDGGWLLTANYGSDTAPGTVAVHRLGPDGRLLEATDLVVHQGSGPVTGRQEGSHAHQVLFDPAGRFVLATDLGADAVFTYRLDTHTGILERVAVNPSRPGSGPRHLAFSPDGDLVFSADELSSTVTCHRYDAATGILTALSSVPATATPDVTNQPGGIVASPCGHFVWVTNRGADTVAAFRLTGTALEPVGEVPAGGSWPRGLTLAAGHLLVANQHSGTLAALRVGDGGTLTQPHPPVPAPSVVCALAF; this is encoded by the coding sequence ATGCTCTCAAGCCCCTCCACCGACGCGATCCCCGTCCTCACTGGCTCCTACACTCCGGACTCCGGCGGCGAAGGCCCCGGCGTCGCCGCCCTGCACCTCGACCCCGGCACCGGCCGGCTGACGTACGACGACGAGGTGAAGCCGCTGCCCGTCAGCGGAGCCTCCTTCCTGGCGGCTCACCCGTCGCTCGACGTCGTCTACAGCACGAACGAGGGCGAGACGGGCACCGTCAGCGCCGTCTCCCGCGACGGCGCCCTGTCCCCGCTGGGCGACCCGGTGAGCAGCGGCGGGGCGAACCCGTGCCACCTCACCGTCCACCCGGACGGCGGGTGGCTGCTGACCGCGAACTACGGCAGCGACACCGCGCCGGGCACCGTGGCGGTGCACCGGCTCGGCCCGGACGGACGCCTGCTGGAGGCGACCGACCTGGTCGTCCACCAGGGGTCGGGACCGGTCACCGGGCGGCAGGAGGGCAGCCACGCCCATCAGGTCCTTTTCGACCCGGCGGGCCGTTTCGTCCTGGCCACCGACCTCGGTGCGGACGCGGTGTTCACCTACCGGCTCGACACCCACACCGGAATCCTGGAGCGGGTCGCGGTGAACCCGTCGCGCCCGGGTTCCGGACCCCGCCACCTCGCCTTCTCCCCCGACGGTGACCTGGTGTTCAGCGCGGACGAGTTGTCCTCGACCGTCACCTGCCACCGCTACGACGCCGCCACGGGCATCCTGACGGCCCTCTCCTCCGTACCCGCCACGGCGACCCCGGACGTCACCAACCAGCCCGGCGGCATCGTCGCCTCGCCCTGCGGACACTTCGTATGGGTGACCAACCGCGGCGCGGACACGGTCGCCGCGTTCCGCCTCACCGGCACCGCCCTGGAACCGGTCGGCGAGGTCCCCGCCGGCGGTTCCTGGCCACGCGGTCTGACCCTGGCGGCCGGCCACCTCCTCGTCGCCAACCAGCACAGCGGCACCCTCGCCGCCCTGCGGGTCGGGGACGGCGGCACCCTCACCCAGCCCCACCCCCCGGTCCCCGCTCCCTCGGTGGTCTGCGCACTGGCGTTCTGA
- a CDS encoding sugar kinase, which produces MSTTSPPDSEPESYLVTVGDVLAVMGARGPGPFTLGTTLRLGIAGAESNVAIGVSRLGGSATWIGRVGDDELGELVLRELRAEGVDVVAARDPAPTSLLLKEHRTTTHSRTRYYRTHTAGARLIADDIPEHVVAGAAVLHITGITPALGEGPAAAVTRAVDIAAAAGVTVSLDINFRSLLWSEDEARRTLLPLLRRSDLVFAGPHEAALVVPDTEGPEELAKGICALGPAGAVIKLGAEGAYALLDGQSYRQPAIPVRVHDSVGAGDAFAAGYLAELLADEPPERRLHTAALLGAFAVSTAGDWEGLPRRSELGLFDHHDDIVR; this is translated from the coding sequence GTGAGCACGACTTCACCCCCGGACTCCGAGCCCGAGTCCTACCTCGTGACCGTCGGCGACGTCCTCGCCGTCATGGGCGCCCGGGGCCCCGGCCCGTTCACGCTCGGCACGACACTGCGCCTCGGAATCGCCGGCGCCGAGTCGAACGTCGCCATAGGCGTCAGCCGCCTCGGCGGATCCGCCACCTGGATCGGCCGGGTGGGCGACGACGAACTCGGCGAACTCGTCCTGCGGGAACTACGGGCCGAAGGGGTCGACGTCGTAGCCGCGCGCGACCCCGCCCCCACCTCCCTCCTGCTGAAGGAACATCGCACCACCACCCACAGCCGTACGCGCTACTACCGCACCCACACAGCAGGGGCCCGGCTGATCGCCGACGACATCCCCGAGCACGTCGTCGCGGGGGCGGCGGTCCTCCACATCACGGGCATCACCCCGGCGCTCGGAGAGGGACCGGCCGCGGCCGTGACCCGTGCCGTGGACATCGCCGCCGCCGCCGGGGTGACCGTCTCCCTGGACATCAACTTCCGATCCCTGCTGTGGAGCGAGGACGAAGCCCGGCGCACCCTGCTGCCCCTGCTGCGCAGGAGCGACCTGGTCTTCGCCGGACCGCACGAGGCCGCCCTGGTCGTGCCAGACACCGAGGGGCCGGAGGAACTCGCCAAGGGCATCTGCGCCCTCGGACCCGCCGGCGCCGTGATCAAGCTCGGCGCCGAAGGGGCGTACGCACTGCTCGACGGACAGTCCTACCGGCAACCCGCGATACCGGTCCGCGTCCACGACTCGGTGGGCGCGGGAGACGCCTTCGCCGCCGGGTACCTCGCCGAACTCCTCGCGGACGAGCCCCCGGAGCGGCGGCTGCACACCGCCGCCCTGCTCGGCGCCTTCGCGGTGAGCACCGCCGGCGACTGGGAGGGCCTGCCCCGCCGCTCCGAACTGGGCCTGTTCGACCACCACGACGACATCGTCCGCTGA
- a CDS encoding bifunctional 4-hydroxy-2-oxoglutarate aldolase/2-dehydro-3-deoxy-phosphogluconate aldolase, which produces MTERPALTPQLGRTRVMAILRAADASGLPAVARALAAGGVTCLEVTLTTAGALDALTRIRAELGPDVAIGAGTVITGDQARDALAAGAEFLVAPVVDTAVVRHAADRGIPCYPGAWTPTEVSQAWQAGAAAVKLFPASTGGPGHLRQLRAPLPDIPLVAVGGVGLDEARDYLDAGACAVGIGSPLLRGADQDPTAQALDALTTRARTLLDAVRATVRAGEATA; this is translated from the coding sequence ATGACGGAGCGTCCTGCCCTCACCCCGCAGCTCGGGCGGACCCGGGTCATGGCCATCCTCAGGGCGGCCGACGCCTCCGGGCTGCCCGCCGTGGCCCGGGCGCTCGCGGCCGGCGGCGTCACCTGCCTGGAGGTCACCCTCACCACCGCCGGAGCACTCGACGCGCTGACCCGCATCCGGGCGGAACTCGGCCCCGACGTCGCGATCGGCGCCGGCACCGTGATCACCGGCGACCAGGCCCGCGACGCGCTGGCGGCGGGAGCGGAGTTCCTGGTCGCCCCCGTCGTGGACACCGCCGTCGTCCGGCACGCGGCGGACCGGGGCATCCCGTGCTACCCGGGCGCCTGGACACCGACCGAGGTGTCCCAGGCATGGCAGGCGGGCGCCGCCGCCGTCAAGCTGTTCCCCGCGAGCACGGGCGGTCCCGGACATCTGCGCCAGCTGCGGGCGCCTCTGCCCGACATCCCACTCGTCGCAGTCGGCGGCGTCGGCCTCGACGAGGCGCGGGACTACCTCGACGCGGGCGCCTGCGCCGTCGGCATCGGCTCCCCGCTGCTGCGCGGGGCGGACCAGGACCCGACTGCGCAGGCACTGGACGCCCTCACCACGAGGGCGCGCACCCTGCTGGACGCGGTACGGGCCACCGTGCGGGCCGGGGAGGCGACCGCGTGA
- a CDS encoding carbohydrate ABC transporter permease: protein MVFRRRSAVYMLLVGALVLFLGPFAWLLDTALKAPDELRALPVHWWPHHPNLSNFRDALTHIDYFGYARNSLTIATVYAVLVTLASAWAGYGFARLHAPGKKLIFNVLLSTMMLPQILTLIPTYLLFAKMHLTNTYVPWVLWGLCGAPYLIFLFRQFFSNMPKELEEAAIVDGCGQIRIFWRIFLPQSWPVIATSLILSFSWTWGDYIAPALLLDDAHTTLAVKLAYGYVNAHGSPLGNLVAAGAVMYVVPVLALFLIVQRGFVAGVATSGLK from the coding sequence ATGGTGTTCCGCCGCAGAAGTGCCGTCTACATGCTGCTGGTCGGCGCCCTCGTCCTCTTCCTGGGCCCGTTCGCCTGGCTGCTGGACACCGCTCTGAAAGCCCCCGACGAGCTGCGCGCCCTGCCCGTCCACTGGTGGCCGCACCACCCCAACCTGAGCAACTTCCGTGACGCGCTGACCCATATCGACTACTTCGGCTACGCCCGCAACTCCCTGACGATCGCCACCGTGTACGCGGTACTGGTCACCCTGGCCTCGGCGTGGGCGGGCTACGGATTCGCCCGCCTCCACGCGCCCGGCAAGAAGCTCATCTTCAACGTTCTGCTGTCGACGATGATGCTGCCGCAGATCCTCACCCTCATCCCGACGTATCTGCTGTTCGCCAAGATGCACCTCACCAACACCTATGTGCCGTGGGTGCTGTGGGGCCTGTGCGGCGCCCCCTACCTGATCTTCCTCTTCCGGCAGTTCTTCTCGAACATGCCCAAGGAGCTGGAGGAGGCCGCGATCGTCGACGGCTGCGGGCAGATCCGCATCTTCTGGCGGATCTTCCTGCCCCAGTCCTGGCCGGTCATCGCCACCAGCCTGATCCTGTCCTTCAGCTGGACCTGGGGCGACTACATCGCGCCCGCCCTGCTGCTGGACGACGCCCACACCACCCTCGCGGTCAAGCTCGCCTACGGCTACGTCAACGCGCACGGCTCACCGCTGGGGAACCTGGTCGCCGCGGGCGCGGTGATGTACGTCGTCCCGGTGCTGGCGCTGTTCCTGATCGTGCAGCGGGGCTTCGTCGCCGGCGTCGCCACCTCCGGACTCAAGTGA
- a CDS encoding carbohydrate ABC transporter permease — protein sequence MSTGQITAPGAPSPSGEAAARPGPRTGAHSARGRRSLSSRRALSFYVFAGPWVLGFLALTAFPLGYALWLSLTNADGLSNNSRFVGLDNYREVFTDPETMSSLARTGIFTAITVPLTLAAGLLLAILVNQPIRARGVFRTLLYLPAVVPPVGAALTFKLIFDRDSGAANGALDALNLDGISWLMDPYARWVLVTLTLWGAGNAMIVSLAGLQDVPKELYEAARIDGANTWQSFSRITLPLLSPVLFFQVITGIIAAVQSFLPLLISLDPTPRGVTAVPEGNYLFMIHVFAQYFANGRYGYASAMLWVLFLIIVAITFLVFKLSKGAVFYAVDPEPDKPSRPRTLGGK from the coding sequence GTGAGCACCGGACAGATCACCGCGCCGGGCGCGCCGTCTCCCTCCGGGGAGGCGGCCGCCCGGCCCGGGCCCCGCACCGGTGCGCACAGCGCCCGCGGACGCCGCTCGCTGTCCAGCCGCCGGGCCTTGTCCTTCTACGTGTTCGCAGGCCCGTGGGTGCTCGGCTTCCTGGCCCTGACGGCCTTCCCGCTCGGCTACGCGCTGTGGCTGAGCCTGACCAACGCCGACGGCCTCTCGAACAACTCCCGTTTCGTCGGCCTGGACAACTACCGGGAGGTTTTCACCGACCCGGAGACGATGTCCTCCCTGGCCCGCACCGGCATCTTCACGGCGATCACCGTGCCGCTGACGCTCGCCGCGGGGCTGCTGCTCGCCATCCTGGTCAACCAGCCGATCCGGGCTCGCGGAGTGTTCCGCACCCTGCTGTACCTGCCCGCCGTCGTCCCGCCGGTCGGCGCCGCCCTCACCTTCAAGCTGATCTTCGACCGGGACTCGGGCGCGGCCAACGGCGCCCTGGACGCCCTGAACCTCGACGGCATCAGCTGGCTGATGGACCCCTACGCCCGCTGGGTCCTGGTCACCCTCACCCTGTGGGGCGCCGGCAACGCCATGATCGTCTCACTCGCGGGGCTGCAGGACGTCCCCAAAGAGCTGTACGAGGCCGCCCGCATCGACGGGGCGAACACCTGGCAGTCCTTCAGCCGGATCACCCTTCCCCTCCTCTCCCCGGTGCTGTTCTTCCAGGTCATCACCGGCATCATCGCCGCCGTACAGAGCTTCCTGCCACTGCTGATCTCCCTCGACCCCACCCCCAGGGGCGTCACGGCCGTCCCCGAGGGCAACTACCTGTTCATGATCCACGTGTTCGCCCAGTACTTCGCCAACGGCCGCTACGGATACGCCTCCGCGATGCTCTGGGTGCTGTTCCTGATCATCGTCGCCATCACCTTCCTGGTCTTCAAACTCAGCAAGGGCGCGGTCTTCTACGCCGTGGACCCGGAGCCGGACAAGCCGTCCCGGCCACGCACGCTCGGAGGCAAGTGA
- a CDS encoding extracellular solute-binding protein has product MPTSKTTSLDRRRFLAVSAGAALGASALSACAGSVGNTANGSGSGKTTLTVMTVQNEWDKNALKAAEEALGMNINVIIWDPTKLNAMLAAKNPPDVVRGFGATETPYFAARGLMTDLDPYFAKSSALKVSDLDPVNDVWRYDGKKQGAGPRYGMAKDYSQDSMFWYRTDLFEAAKLDVPSATEPISCDEWLDLGKKLVKRRLGKVKVYGLNATGMGVFPQLMGMTASAGGSLFAEDLATVDFSSPEALKALQWYLDYAKADIGPSVTNPNPDGWDGPTYQANRMAMSCNGYWFGGLIGGDPKLAAASRFAPAPQLGANRVSSCFGATGFWIPRDAKNKDASWKFFEWYFGGKPAQDRAASGWGIPSLTSLRSKMPQTNAFQKQAFQVQEQELPHFSVLSFTPYAQQAALEGVLTKVLPGAVKSGTPAGKVADTLNSRMNEQLAQGKELVG; this is encoded by the coding sequence ATGCCCACGTCAAAGACGACGTCTCTCGACAGGCGGCGCTTCCTCGCCGTCTCCGCCGGTGCCGCGCTCGGCGCGTCCGCACTGTCCGCCTGCGCCGGCTCCGTCGGCAACACCGCGAACGGGTCCGGGAGCGGTAAGACGACACTCACCGTGATGACGGTGCAGAACGAGTGGGACAAGAACGCCCTCAAGGCTGCCGAAGAGGCGCTGGGGATGAACATCAACGTCATCATCTGGGACCCCACCAAGCTCAACGCCATGCTGGCCGCCAAGAACCCGCCGGACGTGGTCCGCGGCTTCGGCGCGACCGAGACCCCATACTTCGCCGCCCGCGGCCTGATGACGGACCTCGACCCGTACTTCGCCAAGAGCTCGGCGCTGAAGGTCTCCGACCTCGACCCGGTCAACGACGTGTGGCGCTACGACGGCAAGAAGCAGGGCGCCGGACCGCGCTACGGCATGGCCAAGGACTACTCCCAGGACTCCATGTTCTGGTACCGCACCGATCTGTTCGAGGCCGCGAAACTGGACGTGCCGAGCGCGACCGAGCCGATCTCCTGCGACGAGTGGCTGGACCTGGGCAAGAAGCTGGTCAAGCGCCGCCTGGGCAAGGTGAAGGTCTACGGCCTCAACGCCACCGGCATGGGCGTCTTCCCGCAGCTCATGGGCATGACCGCTTCCGCCGGCGGCAGCCTGTTCGCCGAGGACCTGGCCACGGTGGACTTCTCCTCCCCCGAAGCGCTCAAGGCGCTGCAGTGGTATCTGGACTACGCGAAGGCCGACATAGGCCCGAGCGTCACCAACCCCAACCCGGACGGCTGGGACGGCCCCACCTACCAGGCCAACCGCATGGCGATGAGCTGCAACGGCTACTGGTTCGGCGGCCTCATCGGCGGTGACCCCAAACTCGCGGCAGCCTCCCGCTTCGCGCCCGCCCCGCAGCTCGGCGCCAACCGCGTCAGCTCCTGCTTCGGCGCCACCGGCTTCTGGATCCCGAGGGACGCCAAGAACAAGGACGCGTCCTGGAAGTTCTTCGAGTGGTACTTCGGCGGCAAGCCCGCCCAGGACCGCGCGGCGAGCGGCTGGGGCATTCCCTCGCTGACGTCGCTGCGCTCGAAGATGCCGCAGACCAACGCCTTCCAGAAGCAGGCGTTCCAGGTGCAGGAGCAGGAGCTGCCGCACTTCTCGGTGCTCAGCTTCACCCCGTACGCCCAGCAGGCCGCCCTGGAGGGCGTGCTGACCAAGGTCCTGCCGGGCGCCGTGAAGTCCGGGACGCCCGCCGGCAAGGTCGCCGACACGCTCAACTCCCGGATGAACGAGCAGCTCGCCCAGGGCAAGGAGCTCGTGGGGTGA
- a CDS encoding LacI family DNA-binding transcriptional regulator, producing the protein MPEQPVRARLVDVAHAAGVSKATVSKVLNGRQDLSVRPETRRRVHEAAEALGYRPHSGARALAGASTHALALLVPALANPTYVTIARGAYQRARELGYLSLLAEDFDGQEADESFHDLVQEGRVDGLLIASARPGHPLLDALSRSAVPHVFLNRSVEGSGRNVTMDVARSSVTALDHLHGLGHRVVGHIAGPPGITPSEVRKEAFLRHADALGLDAAPVASGDFTEDGGGSAARELLHPTDGGERPPVTALYTSSLAQAIGAMAAIRDLGLRIPEDVSVIGNDDLPVAAHLHPPLTTVAMPLHDLGTAAVDALVATIEGTPVGDVVVPTEPRLVLRGSTARPARPGETP; encoded by the coding sequence GTGCCGGAACAGCCCGTCCGTGCCAGGCTCGTGGATGTGGCACACGCGGCCGGGGTCTCCAAGGCCACCGTGTCCAAGGTGCTCAACGGCCGGCAGGACCTGTCCGTGCGGCCGGAGACACGCCGACGCGTCCATGAGGCCGCCGAGGCACTCGGCTACCGGCCGCACTCCGGGGCCCGGGCCCTGGCCGGCGCCAGCACCCACGCGCTGGCCCTGCTGGTCCCCGCCCTCGCCAACCCCACGTATGTCACCATCGCCCGCGGCGCCTATCAACGTGCCCGCGAGCTGGGCTATCTCTCCCTGCTGGCGGAGGACTTCGACGGGCAGGAAGCCGACGAGTCCTTCCACGACCTGGTGCAGGAGGGTCGGGTCGACGGGCTGCTCATCGCCTCGGCCCGCCCCGGCCATCCCCTGCTGGACGCGCTGAGCCGCAGCGCGGTCCCGCACGTCTTCCTCAACCGCTCGGTCGAGGGCTCCGGCCGCAACGTCACCATGGACGTCGCCCGCTCCAGCGTGACCGCGCTCGACCACCTGCACGGCCTCGGCCATCGAGTGGTCGGCCACATCGCGGGCCCGCCCGGGATCACGCCCAGCGAGGTCCGCAAGGAGGCGTTCCTGCGCCACGCCGACGCACTGGGACTGGACGCTGCTCCGGTCGCCTCCGGGGACTTCACCGAGGACGGCGGCGGATCCGCCGCACGGGAACTGTTGCACCCCACCGACGGTGGCGAGCGCCCGCCGGTCACCGCCCTCTACACCAGCTCACTCGCCCAGGCGATAGGCGCCATGGCCGCGATCAGGGACCTCGGCCTCAGGATCCCGGAGGACGTCTCCGTGATCGGCAACGACGACCTGCCCGTGGCCGCGCACCTCCATCCCCCGCTGACCACCGTCGCGATGCCCCTGCACGACCTGGGGACCGCCGCGGTGGACGCCCTGGTGGCCACTATCGAGGGCACGCCGGTGGGCGACGTCGTCGTACCGACCGAGCCGCGGCTGGTGCTGCGCGGCTCCACGGCCAGACCAGCACGACCAGGAGAAACGCCATGA
- a CDS encoding SDR family NAD(P)-dependent oxidoreductase, which yields MTVAAAPARFTGHTALLTAAASGIGAATARRLAAEGASVLVTDVDAEGAHRVAEEIRAEGGRAWDRPLDATSPTEWAAAVADAESWTGRLDVLHLNAGRNLPGAAHELDDATWHDQLRLSLDSVFYGVRAAVPLLRTARGAVVITSSVHAALGFKGYPAYAAAKGGIDALVRQLAVEYGGQIRFNSVLPGAVVTALWAGVPHEYKAKTAARTPVGRLGAPEDIAAAVAFLASDDASFVTGQNLLVDGGRSISSQE from the coding sequence ATGACCGTCGCCGCCGCACCGGCACGTTTCACCGGCCATACGGCCCTGCTCACCGCGGCCGCCTCCGGCATCGGGGCGGCCACCGCCCGCCGGCTGGCGGCGGAGGGAGCGTCCGTCCTGGTCACCGACGTGGACGCCGAGGGCGCCCATCGCGTGGCCGAGGAGATCCGCGCCGAGGGCGGGCGGGCGTGGGACCGTCCCCTCGACGCCACCTCGCCTACGGAGTGGGCCGCGGCCGTCGCCGACGCCGAGTCCTGGACCGGACGCCTCGACGTGCTCCACCTCAACGCCGGGCGCAACCTGCCCGGAGCGGCACACGAACTCGACGACGCCACCTGGCACGACCAGCTGCGGCTCTCCCTCGACTCGGTGTTCTACGGCGTCCGGGCCGCGGTGCCGCTGCTCAGGACGGCCAGGGGCGCCGTGGTGATCACCTCGTCCGTGCACGCGGCCCTCGGCTTCAAGGGCTATCCCGCGTACGCGGCGGCCAAGGGCGGGATCGACGCCCTCGTACGCCAGCTGGCGGTCGAGTACGGGGGTCAGATCAGGTTCAACTCCGTCCTGCCCGGAGCCGTGGTCACCGCCCTGTGGGCCGGGGTACCCCACGAGTACAAGGCGAAGACCGCCGCGCGCACCCCTGTCGGCCGGCTCGGCGCCCCCGAGGACATCGCCGCCGCCGTGGCCTTCCTCGCCTCCGACGACGCCTCCTTCGTCACCGGCCAGAACCTGCTCGTGGACGGTGGCCGCAGCATCAGCTCCCAGGAGTAG